From uncultured Desulfovibrio sp.:
CCGACTGCCGTGACTCCGGCACCATGCCCCTGCGCACAGCCCCCCTGGTGCTGGCCGTGGTGGCAGATACCGACAAAGCGGACGTATGGGTTGAAAATGCCTCCATTGTTGCCATTCTGGTGCAACTGGAAGTGGAACGCCTGGGCCTCGGCTCCACATGGGTGCAAATGCGTCTGCGCACCAACGGTGCCGCTTCCGCCGAGGCGGAAGTAAGAAAAACACTTGGCATTCCCGATCATTATGGCGTACTTTGCCTCGTGGCCATTGGTCACAAGGACGAAGTAAAAAAGCCTCGGGAGCTTGATGCGTCTGACTGGGCGCGTACGCACCGGGATTACTTCTGAGTTGAGTAACCAGCTCCTATGGATTGGCTTGAAAAATTGGGCTGCTCCAGAGTGGTAAGGCCTGCCCTGTTCAATGATGGGCTGGCAAACCAGACCCCAAGTGAAGTCGCCTTTTTTTGAGAAAATTTCTTGCCTTTCCATGCTGCATGAGCTATATGACCTTTTCGCGCGGTTATGCCCATATGCAACGCTGTCATTTTTTTCGGCGCGGGCTTTGTTCTTGCCGCATTTGAATTGAACTATTTTTTTGCATATACGGAGGAATGTATGAGCAAGGAATGCATCTTTTGCGGCAAAAAGCCCCAGGTCGGCAATCTTGTGAGCCACTCCAACATTAAGACCAAGCGTCGCTTCAATCCCAATTTGCAGCGCGTGCGTCACCAGTTCCCCGATGGCAGCGTGCGGACCCTTTCCGTCTGCACCCGTTGCCTGCGCTCTGGCGTTGTTGTTAAGCCCACGGTGCGTAAGCAGGCCTAACTGACCTTCTTTTGCAGCTTTCAGCCCCGACAGGTTTCTGCCGGGGCTTTTTTGCTTATGCGTACAATTCCACCGAGAATTTTTGCCTTTTCGCGTTACTGGCGCGCCCGCCGCAGGCCCAGCAGCCTGCCTCTCGACTGGCGCCCGATTGCCAGCTTGCAAGGCACCACGGGCTATGCACGCTTTCGTGAATGGCTGCTTGTGCTCAATGCCTGCAATATCCCTCACCAGACTGTGCAGATGAACGGCAGAGAATACATTTATGTGCCCGCGCTGTTTGAAAATATTGCACTCAGGGAGCTGGGGGACTTTGTGCGCGAAAGCGCAGCGCCTGCCGCCCAGCCCCCGCCGCTGCATGTTTTTCCCCATGCCTACATGGCAATGCTGGCGCTGCTGCCGCTCATTCTCTGGCACGGCTGGCGCATGGGCTGGTGGCCTGCCCCCGCAGTCCTGCCACCGCCAGATATGTGGAGCAGCGCGGGCATCCTTGACGCAGTGCGGGTTCGCGTTTTCAATGAATGGTACAGAAGCTTCACCGCGCTTACCCTCCATGCCAGCCTTACCCATCTTTGCGGCAACATAGCCTTCGGGGCTATATTTATGACCCTGCTGGCCCGTATGACAGGCGTTGGCAGAGCCTTGTGGCTCACCCTGCTGGGAGGCGCGCTGGGCAATGCCCTGACCGTGCTGTTGCGGCCCCGCCCGGTTTTGAGCATGGGATTTTCCACGGCACTGTTTGCCAGCATTGGGGCTATTTCCGGCTACATGGCCTGCCAGCAACAAAGCAAACGCAAAACCATGCTGCCTGTGGCTGCCGCAGCCGCCTTGCTGGCCATGCTCGGCACAGAAGGCGAAAATACCGACTATGCCGCACATCTGGCCGGGCTTGGCTGTGGGCTGGCGCTGGGAGCATTTGAAGCATGGCAGGTGCGAAACTGCCGTAGGAGGTTGAGCCAATGGACGGCGGGTGCACTCACGGCCCTGATCTGCACCGCTGCATGGTGGTGGGCCTTTGCCGTCATGCGCAACTGACTGAGCAAAAAAAATCCTGACGTGAACACGCACATCAGGATCATGTTTTTAGCTGTAATTTTTTAATCACCACAAGTCAGCGCAGGCCAGCGCCTTCTCACGCCACTATCTTTCCACCAGACCTGCTCCCATCCTCTGTATGCCAGCCCAGAGCCGCACGGCAACACTATTCCTGCGTGGCAAGCGCCTGATTCAGACCGCGGTGCCGCCCTTGCTCAGCTTGTGCAGTGTACGCCCAAGCGGCGCTTCGCGGTGGAAAAGAAGCAGGGGTAGTATGGCCCCGATGGCCAGGGCGCACATGATGAAAAATGCCGTGAGCCCGTTGTAGACAACGCTGACAAGCACAGTCTGGCCCTGAGGCGTCCCGGCAGTGTTGAGGAACTGCAAGGTCGCCAGAATGGCCTTATAGGCAAACATGCCGGGAATCATGGGCAACAGCGCGGGGAACACAAACATTTCCGCCGGGGTATGGCAGCGGCGCGCGATGGGCATACTGCAAAAGGAAATAATCAACCCGGCGCAGAGCGATGCGCTGGCAATCCCCATACTGGCCTGCAACAGCAAAAAACGGCTCATATGGCCCGTGGCGGCAAGCAGGCCAGCCATGACGGCTATCCGCTTGGTGGGCCGCGAAATGGCCGCAAAACCAACTGCGGCAACAGCTGCGAGCGCGCCATCCGCAAGACAGTCAACCAGCATCATAGCGAATCCACCCCCATCAGCAGCATGGTTGTTGCCAGCCCCAGAGCAATGCAGATAATGAGCGTACTGGCCTGAATCAGCCGCGAAACGCCCATGAGCACATGCCCGTCAAGAATATCCAGCATGGCGTTGATCAGGGGGATGCCGGGGATGAGAAACAGCACGCTTGCAGCCATGCCTGTTTGCGGCGTGTTGCCCAGATGCAGCAGCACGCCCAGCGATGCCGCCAGAGAGGCTGCAAATGAGCAGAGAAAAAACGTGACCTTCAGGTCAAGGCCCCAGTGCAGCAGTTTCTGCCGCAGATAGAAGCCCAGAAAGGTTGCGCAGAAAACCAGCCCCATAGCCACCGCATCGCCGTTGAACAAACCGCAAAAGGCGGCATTGGCGCAGGCCACAAGAAAACGCAGCAGCACGGGATTAAGCGTGGGCACCGCGCAGATGGCGCTGAAATGCTCGCGCGCCTTGGCAAGGCTGAGTTTTTCATCGGCAATGCTCCAGCTCAGGGCATTGAGCGCCGCCACCCGCTGAAAATTGGGCGCTCCAGACACAATGGAGCTGACCGCGGTGCGGCGCTCCGCCGGAATGCCCCCTTCGGCTGGCTTGATGACCGAAAGCATGAGGTGCTTGGGGAATATGGCCAGTTCCACCTCAAAACCATATGCCCGTGCAATGCGGCAGGCGGTGCGGTCTACTCGTGAAGTCTGCCCGCCCGCCGCAAGCAATGTGGAAGCATAAACCTGTATGAACTCAATAAGCTCTTTGGCAGTCAGAACGTTATGCTTTGTTCCGCAAGCGGCATCAGCCTCACCCGCAACAGTCGAATCCGCCGCCAATGCAGACAGCGTATTCAGACCGCCCTGCCCGTTTTGCAAACCCATAAACTAGATCCCGCTTTCATTATCAAGAAAAACCCAGTGCAACATGCGCTTGTGAACCCGCAAACGGTATTCTGCCTGTTGCACCAACAGTGAGGCCTTACTGGCCAGAATGGAATCGTCAACACGGATGGCTGCTA
This genomic window contains:
- a CDS encoding nitroreductase family protein, translating into MIELLSNRRSIRKFTDEAVSDEHLEKLLMAGLLAPSSKDTRPVELVAVRDKAVIAALADCRDSGTMPLRTAPLVLAVVADTDKADVWVENASIVAILVQLEVERLGLGSTWVQMRLRTNGAASAEAEVRKTLGIPDHYGVLCLVAIGHKDEVKKPRELDASDWARTHRDYF
- a CDS encoding threonine/serine exporter family protein, translating into MMLVDCLADGALAAVAAVGFAAISRPTKRIAVMAGLLAATGHMSRFLLLQASMGIASASLCAGLIISFCSMPIARRCHTPAEMFVFPALLPMIPGMFAYKAILATLQFLNTAGTPQGQTVLVSVVYNGLTAFFIMCALAIGAILPLLLFHREAPLGRTLHKLSKGGTAV
- a CDS encoding rhomboid family intramembrane serine protease, giving the protein MRTIPPRIFAFSRYWRARRRPSSLPLDWRPIASLQGTTGYARFREWLLVLNACNIPHQTVQMNGREYIYVPALFENIALRELGDFVRESAAPAAQPPPLHVFPHAYMAMLALLPLILWHGWRMGWWPAPAVLPPPDMWSSAGILDAVRVRVFNEWYRSFTALTLHASLTHLCGNIAFGAIFMTLLARMTGVGRALWLTLLGGALGNALTVLLRPRPVLSMGFSTALFASIGAISGYMACQQQSKRKTMLPVAAAAALLAMLGTEGENTDYAAHLAGLGCGLALGAFEAWQVRNCRRRLSQWTAGALTALICTAAWWWAFAVMRN
- the rpmB gene encoding 50S ribosomal protein L28, producing the protein MSKECIFCGKKPQVGNLVSHSNIKTKRRFNPNLQRVRHQFPDGSVRTLSVCTRCLRSGVVVKPTVRKQA
- a CDS encoding threonine/serine exporter family protein; the protein is MGLQNGQGGLNTLSALAADSTVAGEADAACGTKHNVLTAKELIEFIQVYASTLLAAGGQTSRVDRTACRIARAYGFEVELAIFPKHLMLSVIKPAEGGIPAERRTAVSSIVSGAPNFQRVAALNALSWSIADEKLSLAKAREHFSAICAVPTLNPVLLRFLVACANAAFCGLFNGDAVAMGLVFCATFLGFYLRQKLLHWGLDLKVTFFLCSFAASLAASLGVLLHLGNTPQTGMAASVLFLIPGIPLINAMLDILDGHVLMGVSRLIQASTLIICIALGLATTMLLMGVDSL